In the genome of Sander vitreus isolate 19-12246 chromosome 13, sanVit1, whole genome shotgun sequence, one region contains:
- the LOC144527933 gene encoding aquaporin-11-like yields the protein MTDLYVSLAVLGAAVLLSEAIRRTAASLFPGAYWVYLLEAASTFQLCCCTHELKLLGETARLELPVGLTLTYTMTVIHLLTFREATCNPSGALEGFFRGTSSTRAAVVIACQFGAAVAAQFFASSVWSLGLSDIHIRHQRFGFRCFDPLGGTLLEAAAVELGCAFMVQAAAMHVHKLDQKLRAHFIAAVITALVYAGGSISGAVFNPVLAFSVQFPCSGHTYLEYCFVYWLGPVLGVVSCILLFEKIIPFLSGKSTIGLDIPAVQKQKKTQ from the exons ATGACTGACCTGTACGTTTCATTGGCGGTGTTGGGAGCTGCGGTGCTTCTCAGCGAGGCGATCCGGCGGACAGCAGCGAGTCTTTTCCCTGGAGCCTACTGGGTTTACCTCCTGGAAGCGGCGTCCACCTTCCAGCTCTGTTGCTGCACTCATGAACTCAAACTGCTGGGTGAAACGGCCCGGCTGGAGTTGCCGGTCGGCCTGACCCTCACATACACCATGACGGTTATCCACTTATTAACTTTCCGGGAAGCGACGTGCAACCCCAGCGGGGCTCTGGAGGGCTTTTTCCGCGGGACTAGCAGCACCAGGGCGGCCGTCGTTATAGCCTGCCAGTTCGGAGCTGCGGTCGCCGCGCAGTTTTTCGCATCCTCCGTTTGGTCGCTGGGTCTTTCCGACATCCACATCAGGCACCAGAGGTTCGGGTTCCGATGCTTCGACCCCCTCGGTGGGACTCTGCTGGAGGCCGCGGCCGTTGAGCTGGGCTGCGCCTTCATGGTCCAAGCTGCCGCCATGCACGTCCACAAACTGGACCAAAAACTTCGAGCTCACTTCATCGCTGCTGTCATCACTGCTCTGGTTTACGCAG GTGGAAGTATTTCAGGAGCTGTTTTTAACCCTGTCCTGGCCTTCTCCGTCCAGTTCCCCTGCAGCGGCCACACCTACCTGGAGTACTGCTTTGTCTACTGGCTGGGACCAGTCTTGG GCGTGGTGAGCTGCATCCTGCTGTTCGAGAAGATCATTCCTTTCCTCTCTGGAAAGAGTACCATTGGGCTGGACATCCCTGCTGTCCAGAAACAAAAGAAGACACAGTAG